The Chryseolinea soli nucleotide sequence GATTTTGCAAAGACTATATTCGTCGGCGTGTCGCTACATACGGCCTGATCGTTGTCGGCCATAATGGGCCTTTTGTTGACTTGAACGTTATACGTGCCTTCGGGGCTCACGCACACGTTGTTCACCTCCGTCACGGCGAGAACAACATCCTCGTTTGAAAACTCCACAAAGATGTCGGGGAAGGTCTGACCGCTGCTCACAAAGGCCCCTCCGATCGAGTTGTCGGATTGCCTGCGGATCTCCCAGTTATAGTTGGATGCCGGGTTGGGCAGCGAAACATGATAGGGTATGGAATTGTCATTTTCACAAACCACAGGATCTCCCGTGATGATTGGCGCCACAGGCTGAGGAGACCTCAGGATGGTGAGGGGCACATCCGATGTACTACAGCCGTTCAATTCAATCCTTACTTTTATATCGGCAGCAGCAGGTGCCGCCGTGTAAGGGAACTGGAGCAGCACATAAAAATCGTTGACCGTGCCGCCGGCAAAAACAATGAATTGACCGGGGCCCGTAGGGACGGTCCAATAGTATTTAGCGCCAGGCACACTCGTTACCTGGTAGGTTTGAACCGGCAAAGTATTGACGGGTTGTCCTGAGGCACCCATACACACCGTGGGGTCACCAATGATGGCCTGGTCGTTGGGAAGTAAGTTGACTTGCAAAGTAAGCTTCACAACGGTAGGGCAACTGGGCAAGGTCATATACGTGACGCGCGCAAATACGTCCAAGCTTCCTACGACGGAAGCAATGGGAGCCGTGATCGGGTTAACGTTATTCTGGGCGTCGGCAAGTGTATTGAACCAGGTGATGGCATTGCCTGGAGTGGTCACTGCGTTTCTATAGCGTGTGTCTCCTATCAAATCAACGTTGGAGGTCGTATTGGAGCCCGGAGTATCTTCACAAAGCGCCACGGTGGCGTCTTGTGCGCTGGGAAGTGCGCGGATGTTGATGATAACACTTCCATCGCTGGTACAACCAGTAGCCGTTTCGCGAATGCGGGCGATGTAAACTTTGCCATCGGGCACATTATTGAAAGGAATGGTCGGATCAGCCACCAATGTCCCTAAAGGAGGAGGACCGTCCTGATACCACTGAATGGTGCGGTTCGCTGCGGGAATCGAAGTTATGGTACTTTCGTAATCCGTCAACAAAACCGTTGTGGTTATCGGCGCTCCTGCGGGTGCGACTTCGCAAAGAACCGGGTTCAGGTTTGATGCGTTGGGTGCGGTGATCCGGTTGATCACCACGTCGTCAGCGTCCGTACACAAATTGCCGCCGGCGCTGGTCAAGGTCCAGCGTACGGTCACAGAGTTGCCGGGAGCCGGAAGCCCGCCAATGGTGGCGTTGGGATCGGTGTCGTCCGAGATCGTCGCAGTTCCTGAAACAACGGTCCATTTACCCGTTGCCCCAAAGGGTGGCGGATTCTGAGCATTCATCTGAACGCTGGTCTCACAAACATTGAGCGGCGACGGTCCTGCATCGGCCAACGGCTTCCGGTCTACGTTGATCGTAAATTCCTGATCGGCCGCGACACAGGTGCTTCCGATTTGTGGAATGGCAGTGGCCTTGATCTTTATCGGGGTGCCGGCCAGATAATCGGCATCCGTGGCGTTATAGACGGACGATAAATTGCCCCCACCAGAAGTAACACTACCGATCGCACCATTACCCGTTACCACTGAAAAAGTTCCTCCCACGGCCCCACCACCATACGTTCCGCTAATGGCGATGGGTGTGATGACGGCTGCGCCGGGCAAAAGACATACATTATTGACATCGGGCGCCGCGACTTGAGGCTTTTGGTAGAACGTTACCGTCACCGTGTTAAAAGCCGGGGGGCAGTTACCGCTGGTGACTCTCCATTCCAATACATAGGCACCATAAGCAAAGGCCGGTCCATTGAGGTTCACATCCGTGGTAGGTGACGTGGGATCCACGATCGTGAGGGCCGCGGCGGAACCGCTCGTGACAGTCCAGACGCCTGTACCGATCGTCGGTACGGGCGCTGCCAAGGTTGCTGTTTCCCCGCACGCATTAATTGGTGGCATGGCGGCAATCGGAGTCGGGTTTGCACCAAAATCAATGACAACTTCATCGGTGAATGTACAAGACCCGGTAACGACCGTCCATACCATCGTGTACTCTCCGGCAAGCGTAGGACTTCCGATGGTAAGGGCCGTATTGGGATCGTTGGCGTTTGTTGTATATCCAGGGGCAGGTCTTCCTGCCGGTATGCTGGATTTGTAACTCCAGGTACCGGTTCCCGCTGTCAGCGTGGCCGTCAGCGGCGAAGAGGTGAGCGATCCGCAAAATGCCTGGTCTGCTCCCGCCGTCGGAGGCGTCGGGTTCGGGGTGATAACTACGGTTTGTATGTTGCTGTTCACCGTGGCACAAGGACCGTTGTCAACCACTGCTCTGTAGGCATAGGTTCCGGCCGTTAAGACGCCGGGCGTAATCGAGCTACCTGATGCGGGGCCGGTGTATGTGTTGAATCCACCTCCATTGATCTCGACTTCCCAGTGATCAATCGTACCCACATAACCCGATAAGGTCAAGGGGCCTACCGAGGTTCCCTCGCAAGCATTGGGTACACCACTCAGGGTGCCGGGCACGGTTTGATTAAAGACACGGACTGTGAAGTCCCGATCGGTCGTACAGTTAGGGTTGGAGGTATAACGGCGGCTAACCCTCACGTTGCGGTCGACAAAGAGTTGGCCCGGTGCAAACGCGACGGCGACGTTAAAGGTTGTTGAGGTAGCCGTGGTTCCACTGGGGGTCACCCCGGTGTCGCCAGTAAAGACATACTCTGTAGTGCCACCAAAGGTAGTTGTCGCCGGGGCAGGCATGACCACGTTGAATGAATTACCGTTACAAATCTGCGCGGGTGGTGCCGTTGTCGGATTCGGAACGGTGATCGCCTCACGAATGGTTTTTGTCAGTTTTACAGCCGGGCTTTCACAGTTCAATGCATTCGCTACGTTGGGTCGGTAGGTTGCCCAGACAATATAATTACCGGCGGTTGTGTTATTGGTATATCCTGGCACGGCCGACACCGGGAGAGAGGTAGAAGTACCGGATGAAATCGGTGTACCCGGTGCATCCGGAGTTCCCGGCACATTTCTATACCAGGTGACGATGTTTCCACCGGGGACGCCAGTCACGTTAAAATTGCTCGGTGTCGTTCCGTTACAAACCGTCTGGTCGGTTCCGCCCGGCGGAGGCGGTTGGTCAACAATCCGGATCCGTGCGGTTTCTATAACCGGTGGCCTGACATTATAAGGATTACAGGTATTCCAATAATTCATCGTGATCTCGAAGATTTCGCCCACCTGTGCCGTTGCAGGCACCGTGATGATCTGCGTGGTCGATGTGGGGAATCCCGAGTTTGTTACGGTGGCGGGGGAAGCGTCCACCGCACCGTTAAAAGGAAATGCGCGGGGTGTACCACCAATTTTAACTGCCCCCGTGATGTTAGAAGCGCCGGTGCCATAAATGAATTGTCTCCAGCGCTGTTTGTCGTTAGGACCCAGCACGAGGTCGGGTGGTACGCAGTTGAGGATCGACCGGTCGGTAAAGGTAACGTTGGTTTCAACGCCGGCACAGACCAGGTATTCGTTTACGTTAGTGAGCGTTTCCAGTAGCGAAAGTCTCCCCGTGTTCTCATCGTCCGTGTTCCAGCGAACAAAGCGGGGCGGTGTTCCCAGGTTGGCTGCGCAGACTCCGCCGTTGAATACGAGACGAACATCGGGACGGTATTCGCATTTAACCTGTCCGCCATTTGGCGGAAAAAAGTGTGTAGCAGAAGCAAAGAAACGATTGGGCCCGATCTTGGCGGCGTTTACACGCACAGGTGCCGAACCATCGTCCCAGTTAATGTCAAACTGAATGGTTCCTGCCTCGTCAATATTATTGATGTCGATTTCGATTACGCCGGGTGTGATGGGGCTGTTGGCGCAGATGGTCCCGTTGTCGCGGTTGGCAATAGAGCCTGTGAAGATACCCGTTCCGTCCGCACCGTTACAGCCTTGCGAAAACGCCTCAAAAGAAACCAGATTGAGTGCGGAGACAATAAAAACAAGCCAAAAAAATGGTCGACGTAGAAGTTTAGGCATACGCAAATGCGTTTAAAAACTGCGAATTAACAGGTGTTGCCGATTAAGCCAAAGACTTACCTTTTCCTAAACTATAGACAACCCTGTATCCCTATTAAAAAATCAAAGTAACCCAACCAGGTTAAAAAGTGTCCTTTTCCAAATTACTTCTGCTGATGCCGGCCTTGACTTGCAGGCCGGTCGTTGCCGGTCTCTATAGCACGGAAAAAAATTGCGCTCATCCCTTCAACCCTGCGAAGTGTCCACGCGAAGCCCGCTCACATACTCCACCCAACGTCAACGACGCAGACAAAAAGCAAAGGTAGTAAGTTTTGGCAAACGGCCGACCGGGGCCATCGGCAATCCGGCAAGCTCCCGATACAGCCGTTGAATTCCCCGCGGGATTCGGGAAAACCTTCAGAATAATCCCTTGTAGTTTGAACCGATACCCCTACCTTTGCCCCCGATTTTTTACGCCTTTTTCAGATCTATGTCAACCACTGCCAAGTATATCTTTGTTACCGGAGGCGTTACATCCTCCCTCGGAAAGGGCATTATCGCCGCCTCCCTGGCCCAATTGCTCCAGGCGCGCGGTTTTAAAGTCACCATCCAGAAATTCGACCCCTACCTCAACATCGACCCCGGCACCCTCAACCCCTACGAACACGGGGAATGTTACGTGACCGACGATGGGGCCGAAACCGACCTTGACCTGGGCCACTACGAACGCTTCCTCAACGTTCGCACCTCCCAGGCCAACAACGTGACCACGGGCCGGATCTATAACAATGTCATTACCAAGGAGCGGAAAGGCGAATACCTCGGCAAAACCGTCCAGGTGATCCCCCACATTACCGACGAGATCAAGCGCAACATCTTCCTGTTGGGCGAGAGCGGCGAATACGATTTCATCATCACCGAGATCGGCGGTTGCGTGGGCGACATCGAATCCCTTCCTTTTATTGAAGCGGTACGCCAGGTGAAATGGGAACTGGGGCCCAACAGCTCCATGGTGATCCACCTGACGCTTATCCCCTACCTGAAGGCTGCTAAAGAACTGAAAACCAAGCCCACACAGCACTCCGTGAAGGAACTGCTTGAAGCGGGGATCCAACCCGATATACTTGTCTGCCGTACGGAAATGCCCTTGCCGATGGATATTCGCAAGAAAATGGCCCTTTTCTGTAACGTACACCTCAATTCCGTTATCGAAGCCATGGATGCCGACACCATTTATGATGTGCCGATCCTGATGCGCAAAGAGAAACTGGACGAGCGCGTGCTCGCCAAACTGAAGGTGGCCTCCAAAGAAGAACCGGATCTGGAGCAGTGGAAGAACTTCCTGGGCAAGCTCAAAAACCCCGTCAACGAAGTGACGGTCGGACTCGTTGGTAAATACGTGTCCCTGCCCGATTCCTATAAGTCCATTGCCGAGGCGTTCGTACACGCCGGGGCGGAGAACGATTGCAAAGTGAACGTAAAATGGATCTCGTCCGAAGAGGTGACGAAAGATTCCGTGGAACACATCTTGAAAAACCTGGATGGCGTATTGGTAGCGCCCGGATTTGGCGAACGCGGCCTCGAAGGAAAAATTGAGACCATCCGCTATGTGCGGGAGAATAAGGTGCCGTTCTTTGGCATCTGCCTGGGCATGCAATGCGCCGTGGTGGAATTTGCCCGCAATGTGCTGGGTCTGGAAGCCAGTTCCACGGAGCTGAATCCCAAGACGAAGAATCCCGTGATCGACATGATGGAGGAACAGAAAAAGATCACCATCAAAGGCGGCACCATGCGCCTGGGGTCTTATGACTGCAAACTCAAAAAGGGCACAAAAGCCTATGCCGCCTACGGCGAGAGTCTGATCCACGAACGCCACCGTCACCGGTATGAGTTCAATAACAAGTACCTCGATCAAATGGAGCATGCCGGCCTCAAGGCCGTGGGTGTGAACCCCGAATCGAACCTGGTGGAAGTGGTTGAATTAAAAGACCATCCGTGGTATGTGGGCGTTCAATACCACCCCGAGCTGAAAAGCACGGTCCTGAACCCGCACCCCCTGTTTGTAAAATTTGTAGAAGCTGCGCTTGAGCATAAGAAAATAAAAGCCTGACCCTTCTCGTCTCTTCCCTTGCGCCTTTGCGAGATCCTGAATATCGCGAAGACACAAGACGCCAAGAGAGGGCGCTAAGGTCTGTCATCTTGAAAATTGAAACACGAACGTAGAAATGGATAGAAATTCCGCCATTGGCATTACTTTGATCGCAGCGTTATTGCTGGTTTACTTTTATTGGTTCTCGCCCGCGCCCAAGCCTGTGGCTCAGAACGTGGAGCCAACCGTCCAAACCGAAGCAAAAGCGGATACGGTAAGACGACTTGAAGCCGTTCCCGACAGCGTGCTGGCCGCCAAGTATGGCGACCTCTCCACCGCTATGAAAGGCGAAGAGACCTCTACCCTATTTGAAAACGAAGACCTGAAAGTGACCTTCAGCAACAAGGGCGGTCTCATCCGCGAAGTGGAGCTGAAGAAGTTCAAGACCTACAGCCAAAAGGCATTGAAGTTGATGACACCCGATGCTTCAACCTTCAAACTGAAAACCATTTATCAAGGCAAAGACCTTGACCTCTATGGTTTATACTACACGCTGAGCCAACGCAAGAACGCCGACAGCACCGAAGTAGTTTATACCGTCGCGCTGGCCAATGGTGCAAAGATCGAGCAGATCTACAGCATCCCGGCACAAGGCTATGAGATCGGCTACAAGCTGCGCACCGAAGGACTGAACGAGCAACTCGCTGGCGAAAACCTGGCACTCCACTGGACCAACATTGTGCGGCCCATTGAAAAAGATCTGGCCGATACCCGCATCAATACCACCATCTCCTACTATACCGACGCCGACGGCTTCAAAGAGCTGAATCAGCGTTCGAAAGACAAAGAGTCGGCAGCCGTCGCCCAGCCGTTGAAATGGGTGACCGTGAAAGAGAAGTTCTTCCTCTCGGCGATCATCGCGAAGACAGCTTTCGCAGGCGGTAATGTAGAGACCTCCATCGACAATGCCGACAGCTCCGTGGTGAAGCATGCCAACATCGACCTTCAAATTGCGAAGAGTCAGCTTGCCGCCGGCAAAGCCGATTTCAAATTCTACTTCGGCCCCAACGACTACAAGAAGATCGGCAAAGTAACGGAAGGTTTCCGCAAGAACGTGTACCTGGGCTGGCCTCCCGTGTACTGGATCAACAAGTTTGTCATTTTCCCGGTGTTCCATTTCCTCACGGGCATCATTTCCAACTATGGTCTGATCATCATCATTCTCGTGTTGTTGCTCAAGCTGGTATTGTTCCCGCTTTCATATAAGTCCTACCTCAGCATGGCCAAGATGAAAGTGCTGAAGCCGGAACTCGACGAGATCAAGGAGCGCGTCGGCGACGACATGACCAAGGTGCAACAGGAACAGATGAAGTTGTATTCCCAAGTGGGCGTCAATCCCATCAGCGGTTGTATCCCGGTGTTGCTGCAGATGCCATTGATCTTCGCCATGTTCTATTTGTTCCCCGCCAGCATCGAGTTGCGCCAACAGCCTTTGTTGTGGGCGGAAGATCTTTCGACCTACGATTCGTTGATCCGTCTTCCGTTCGTAGTGCCCTTCTTAGGCAATCACCTGAGTCTCTTCACCCTGTTGATGACGGCCTCGACGCTGATCTACACCTGGCAAAACAACCAGATTTCATCGGTTCAGGGACCGATGAAATCCATGTCCTACATCATGCCGCTGGTGTTCCTGTTCGTTTTGAACTCGTTCTCTGCGGGCCTCACTTTCTACTATTTCATTTCCAACCTGGTGACGTTCGCACAACAAGCCATCATCAAACGGTTTGTGGACGAGGACAAGATCCGGGCGATCATGGAAGAAAATAAAAAGAAAAATGCATCGGGTGGCGGCAAGAAATCCAAGTTCATGAGCAAACTGGAAGAAGCGATGAAGTCCAGCGAAGAAGCTCGCCGCAAAGCGGAAGAGGAACGGAGGAATAAGAAAAAATAAATACTCGAATCGCGCCGAGTGGATACCTCACATACAAAAATGTGAGGTATTTTTTTTGCCTTCGCATTTTGGAATGAGTGTCGCTTGGTGCAGACGCGGTTGGGCCTTCGCGCTTTTTTTACTTATCTTATATGCGATCCATGCTGATATCCCCCTTTATGGGCAAGTGCATTTTTTTGGTCCTGGCTTTTGTCCTCGCGCTGTCCGACTGCCGGGCACAATTTGCTTCTGTGGAAGACAGCCTGGAGACTTTGCTACCGCGTCTGCGCGGGAGGCGGTTGGCCGACGCGGTCAATGCCATCGCCGAGGAAAACATCCACTCCGATCTGGACAAGCTCGATCGCTATGCGGATTGGGCCGACAGTCTTTCAAATGACATCCACTATCCCGAAGGATCGTTGCTGGCACAGGTCATCAAAGGTTTTGGCCTTTACTGGCGTGGGCGCCTGGCCGACGCCAACGCCGTATTTCAGGAAGCGTATCCCAAGGCGCTGGCGCTGCAATTCACCAAAGGCATTCATATGAGTCTGAACGGTCTCTTCATCACTTCCCTTCGGATGGGTAAGGTGAAAGAACCGGATAATTATATTCAATGGGGATTGCAGCACGCAGGAAGAATTTCCGATCCGATCGAAAAGATTTTTTATACCATTCAGTGGAATGACGACCGGGCGACGTATTACTCGAACCTCCACGAATTTTCCAGGGCCCGGCAACTGATGAACGACAACCTCGCCTATGCCCGGCGTTATCATGCCGGCGCATTTTCGTTAGGCACTTGTTTGCTCAGCCTGGGTAGATTGAATGATCTGAAACGCCACACGATACCGGCCATCGATCACCTGGAGCGCGCCATGGAGCAATTCAAGATCGCTCGCAGCCGTCATTTTTATATGGCGTGTCAATTTTATCTGGCCAGCGTCTATGTCTTGGATGGTCAGATGGAAAAAGCCATCCAGATCTATGAAGGGCTGATCGCCGACACGGAAAAACGGGGCTATAAGATCGGGATGGCCAATGCCTACATCGACTTGGCGGACCTCTATGTGAACCAGGGAAAATTTGCCAAGGCCATCACGCTGCAGATGAAAGCCATCCAATTGTTCCAGGAGCTTAACCGCGTCACAATGCTGATGAGCACCTGGGAAGCGCTCGGCAAAACGTACATGAAACTGGGCAATTATCCGCAGGCCATTTTCTATTTCCGCCAGGCCATCGACGTATCGAAAAACAACAACCCGACGGAGGCTTATGCAGTGTTGTCGGAGCTTTATATTCTGCTAAGCCAAACATCACTGCAGTTGAACGACCCGACAGAAGCGGGGCGTTACGCGCGCATGGCCCTGGCCCTTCCCCTTGAAAATAAAACCATCACCCTCTCCGCACCTTCACTCAACAACATGGCGCGCGTCTACCTGTGGTCTCAAATGCCCGACAGCGCGGCCGTGATCCTGGACACCCTGTCGCGTCACCTCGACAAGTTCGAGTCTGTGCAAGAACAGGCGATCTATTACAACTCCCTGGGCGAACTGCAACGACAACGCCAGCATCATACACAAAGCCTGAACGCTTTTGAAAAAGCGCTGGCCCTGAGCCAGGCGACGCACTATGCCGACAACGAGATGACGGCCCTCAAAGGACTTTACGAAGAACACAAAGCCATGCGACACTCCGACGTGGCCTTGAGCTACCTGAAGACGTATCACGCGATGAAGGACTCCATATATTCCATGGCTACCTCCAACGAGATCACCGACGTCATCATCCAACATCAAACCGCGGAGAAGGACAAGGAACACGCCATCCTGGTGAACAACGAATTACTTCAAAAGGCAGACCTGCGCACACGAAGCATCACGCTGATCATGGTGAGCGTGGTGCTGTTGTTCGTTTTTTTGCTGGCGTTGGTGCTCGTCCGTGCCAACAAGATCAACCGGAAAAACAACCAGGTGCTCCACGACAAGAACCAGGAGATCGCCGTGCAGAACGAGGAGATCACATCGCAAAATGAAGAGATCGAATTGCAGCACAACCGCCTGAAGCAATCGTTGCATGATCTGAAATACACACAGACCATGTTGATCCACTCGGAAAAAATGGCGTCGCTGGGGCAACTCACCGCCGGCGTGGCACACGAGATCAACAACCCGGTAAATTTTATTTCAAATGGTGTGGAAGGACTGATCCAGCAAACCGAAATCCTTATCTCCGTCTTGCAGCAATACGAAGCCGCCGCCCCACAACTGCCGCCGGAAAAAAGAGCGCTGATCGCCGCCCTGAAAAAAAAACTGGGATTCGACGACACGCTGGGTGATATTCAGGACCTGACCAAACTGATCAAGACGGGTGTGGATCGCACCACGCACATCGTGAAAAGCCTGCGGACCTTTTCACACGAAGGACAAAAGGCCTTTAGCAAGATGAACCTGAACGAACAACTGGAGGCCACGCTCATCATGACCCAAAGTGAAGTTAAAGGCCGCATTGACGTGGTGCGTGACTATGATCCCCAATTGCCTTTGGTGGAGTGCAACATCGGCGAGATCAACCAGGTGTTCATGAATATGATCATGAACGCCATCCAGGCCATCCGTGAAAAGGGAACGATCACCGTCACCACAAAACAGCTCACTACTGAGCGAAACGTTCGGGTAGAGATCGCCGACACTGGTCCGGGCATTCCCAGCGAATTGAAACACCTGATCTTCGACCCGTTCTTCACCACCAAGGAAGTGGGCAAAGGCACGGGACTGGGACTGGCCATTTCCGCCACCATCGTCGAAAAGCACCATGGACAGATCACAGTCGAAAGTGAAAAAGGACAGGGTGCCCGCTTCATCATTGTGCTTCCCATAACACAGCCAGCAACCGTGACGCGGCTCGCGCCGGACGTGGAATGAAACGCGCTAATCCATATAAGGTGACTGCCCGCGCCCCCTCACATCACCGGCCTATACAACGGTGTGTTTACCTGATCCTTCTCCTAATGCTCTCTGCTCCCAGCTACGCACAATTTGTTTCCGTGGAAGACAGCCTGGAGGCACGGCTGCCGAATCTTCACGGCAAAGCGTTGGCCGATGCTTACAATATCATTGCCAAAGAAAATGTTTACTCCGACCTGGACAAGCTTGACCGGTATGCCAACAAGGCCGACAGTCTCTCGCAACGGCTTGGGTATGCGGAGGGCAGATTGTATTCGCGGATCTATAAAAGCCACGCCGTCTATTGGCGTGGGCATTTGCCGGAAGCACAGGAACAATACGAACGGGAATATTCGGAAGCGCTCGTCTTGCATCTGAGCGAAGCCGTTTACCAAAGTCTGGGTGGATTCTTTATTGCAT carries:
- a CDS encoding CTP synthase, which encodes MSTTAKYIFVTGGVTSSLGKGIIAASLAQLLQARGFKVTIQKFDPYLNIDPGTLNPYEHGECYVTDDGAETDLDLGHYERFLNVRTSQANNVTTGRIYNNVITKERKGEYLGKTVQVIPHITDEIKRNIFLLGESGEYDFIITEIGGCVGDIESLPFIEAVRQVKWELGPNSSMVIHLTLIPYLKAAKELKTKPTQHSVKELLEAGIQPDILVCRTEMPLPMDIRKKMALFCNVHLNSVIEAMDADTIYDVPILMRKEKLDERVLAKLKVASKEEPDLEQWKNFLGKLKNPVNEVTVGLVGKYVSLPDSYKSIAEAFVHAGAENDCKVNVKWISSEEVTKDSVEHILKNLDGVLVAPGFGERGLEGKIETIRYVRENKVPFFGICLGMQCAVVEFARNVLGLEASSTELNPKTKNPVIDMMEEQKKITIKGGTMRLGSYDCKLKKGTKAYAAYGESLIHERHRHRYEFNNKYLDQMEHAGLKAVGVNPESNLVEVVELKDHPWYVGVQYHPELKSTVLNPHPLFVKFVEAALEHKKIKA
- the yidC gene encoding membrane protein insertase YidC, which codes for MDRNSAIGITLIAALLLVYFYWFSPAPKPVAQNVEPTVQTEAKADTVRRLEAVPDSVLAAKYGDLSTAMKGEETSTLFENEDLKVTFSNKGGLIREVELKKFKTYSQKALKLMTPDASTFKLKTIYQGKDLDLYGLYYTLSQRKNADSTEVVYTVALANGAKIEQIYSIPAQGYEIGYKLRTEGLNEQLAGENLALHWTNIVRPIEKDLADTRINTTISYYTDADGFKELNQRSKDKESAAVAQPLKWVTVKEKFFLSAIIAKTAFAGGNVETSIDNADSSVVKHANIDLQIAKSQLAAGKADFKFYFGPNDYKKIGKVTEGFRKNVYLGWPPVYWINKFVIFPVFHFLTGIISNYGLIIIILVLLLKLVLFPLSYKSYLSMAKMKVLKPELDEIKERVGDDMTKVQQEQMKLYSQVGVNPISGCIPVLLQMPLIFAMFYLFPASIELRQQPLLWAEDLSTYDSLIRLPFVVPFLGNHLSLFTLLMTASTLIYTWQNNQISSVQGPMKSMSYIMPLVFLFVLNSFSAGLTFYYFISNLVTFAQQAIIKRFVDEDKIRAIMEENKKKNASGGGKKSKFMSKLEEAMKSSEEARRKAEEERRNKKK
- a CDS encoding ATP-binding protein, which translates into the protein MGKCIFLVLAFVLALSDCRAQFASVEDSLETLLPRLRGRRLADAVNAIAEENIHSDLDKLDRYADWADSLSNDIHYPEGSLLAQVIKGFGLYWRGRLADANAVFQEAYPKALALQFTKGIHMSLNGLFITSLRMGKVKEPDNYIQWGLQHAGRISDPIEKIFYTIQWNDDRATYYSNLHEFSRARQLMNDNLAYARRYHAGAFSLGTCLLSLGRLNDLKRHTIPAIDHLERAMEQFKIARSRHFYMACQFYLASVYVLDGQMEKAIQIYEGLIADTEKRGYKIGMANAYIDLADLYVNQGKFAKAITLQMKAIQLFQELNRVTMLMSTWEALGKTYMKLGNYPQAIFYFRQAIDVSKNNNPTEAYAVLSELYILLSQTSLQLNDPTEAGRYARMALALPLENKTITLSAPSLNNMARVYLWSQMPDSAAVILDTLSRHLDKFESVQEQAIYYNSLGELQRQRQHHTQSLNAFEKALALSQATHYADNEMTALKGLYEEHKAMRHSDVALSYLKTYHAMKDSIYSMATSNEITDVIIQHQTAEKDKEHAILVNNELLQKADLRTRSITLIMVSVVLLFVFLLALVLVRANKINRKNNQVLHDKNQEIAVQNEEITSQNEEIELQHNRLKQSLHDLKYTQTMLIHSEKMASLGQLTAGVAHEINNPVNFISNGVEGLIQQTEILISVLQQYEAAAPQLPPEKRALIAALKKKLGFDDTLGDIQDLTKLIKTGVDRTTHIVKSLRTFSHEGQKAFSKMNLNEQLEATLIMTQSEVKGRIDVVRDYDPQLPLVECNIGEINQVFMNMIMNAIQAIREKGTITVTTKQLTTERNVRVEIADTGPGIPSELKHLIFDPFFTTKEVGKGTGLGLAISATIVEKHHGQITVESEKGQGARFIIVLPITQPATVTRLAPDVE